The following proteins are encoded in a genomic region of Brachypodium distachyon strain Bd21 chromosome 1, Brachypodium_distachyon_v3.0, whole genome shotgun sequence:
- the LOC100824967 gene encoding L-gulonolactone oxidase 3, giving the protein MMAIFLLLLMCFLAPGALSVPPRPPVRCGGKGESGCVLSNAYGAWSSDRADCPVSSVAYPASERDVVAAVARASAGGMRVKAVSGFAHTIPKLACPSAGPGGNGNGTLLISTAGYAGVEVNAAARTATADAGAPLRAVIDAAEARGLSLPASPYWEGVSVGGAVSTGSHGSSWWGRGGALHDHVVALSLVVPAGAADGWAKVVALRRGDALFPAALVSLGLLGVISKVTLALEPRFKRSITYDYRDDSTFQDDFADHAARHEFADIAWYPSQHQAVYRVDGRAPPNASGDGVNDFIGFQSTLIAVSAGIRALETALERSKSVKGKCAMAAAEIAAKKLVGNGLRSSNGALFTGYPVVGFQGKMQTSGSCAHSPASNPLAACAWDPRFKGLFFYESTAIFSPEGFKAFILDVKRLRDMNPENFCGVDVYNGMLIRFVKKSEAWLGQPEDSVVVDFNYYRAADPAAARLSQDVWEEVEQLAFVKHGARPHWAKNRMAAFLGVRAKYPGWARFFEAKRELDPRGLFDSPWSDEVIGKKELGKGDGCAMDGQCVCSEDMHCSPGQGYYCRTGLVYAEARVCRYSASQLA; this is encoded by the exons ATGATGGCCATtttcctcctgctcctgatGTGCTTCCTGGCCCCCGGGGCACTCTccgtgccgccgcgcccgccggtGCGGTGCGGCGGAAAGGGAGAGTCCGGCTGCGTTCTGTCGAACGCCTACGGCGCGTGGTCGAGCGACCGCGCCGACTGCCCCGTGTCGTCCGTGGCGTACCCGGCATCGGAGCGCGACGTGGTCGCGGCCGTGGCGCGCGCCAGCGCCGGTGGCATGCGCGTCAAGGCCGTCAGCGGCTTCGCGCACACCATCCCGAAGCTCGCGTGCCCTTCCGCCGGGCCCGGCGGGAACGGGAACGGCACCCTGCTGATAAGCACGGCGGGGTACGCGGGCGTGGAGGtgaacgcggcggcgcggacggcgACCGCGGACGCCGGCGCGCCGCTGCGGGCGGTGATcgacgcggcggaggcgcgggggCTGAGCCTGCCGGCGTCGCCCTACTGGGAAGGGGTGagcgtcggcggcgcggtgaGCACGGGGTCCCACGGCAGCTCCTGGTGGGGCCGGGGTGGCGCCCTGCACGACCACGTGGTGGCGCTCAGCCTCGTCGTGCCCGCCGGTGCGGCCGACGGATGGGCCAAGGTCGTGGCGCTCCGCAGAGGCGACGCGCTCTTCCCCGCCGCGCTCGTCTCCCTCGGCCTGCTCGGGGTCATCTCCAAG GTGACACTGGCGCTAGAGCCGCGGTTCAAGAGAAGCATAACATACGACTACAGAGACGACTCCACCTTCCAGGACGACTTCGCGGACCACGCCGCGCGGCACGAGTTCGCCGACATCGCCTGGTACCCGTCCCAGCACCAGGCCGTGTACAGAGTCGacggccgcgcgccgccgaacgccagcggcgacggcgtgaACGACTTCATCGGCTTCCAGTCCACGCTCATCGCGGTCTCCGCAGGGATCAGAGCACTCGAGACCGCGCTGGAGCGGTCCAAGAGCGTGAAGGGgaagtgcgcgatggccgcGGCAGAGATCGCCGCGAAGAAGCTCGTGGGCAACGGGCTGAGAAGCAGCAACGGCGCGCTCTTCACGGGCTACCCCGTGGTCGGGTTCCAGGGGAAGATGCAGACTTCGGGCTCCTGCGCGCACTCGCCGGCATCCAACCCGCTCGCGGCCTGCGCGTGGGATCCCAGGTTCAAGGGCCTCTTCTTCTACGAGAGCACGGCCATCTTCTCCCCGGAAGGGTTCAAGGCGTTCATCCTCGACGTCAAGCGGCTGCGGGACATGAACCCGGAGAACTTCTGCGGCGTGGACGTCTACAACGGGATGCTCATCCGGTTCGTGAAGAAGTCGGAGGCGTGGCTCGGGCAGCCGGAGGACTCAGTCGTGGTGGACTTCAACTACTACCGCGCGGCggacccggcggcggcgcggctcagCCAGGACGTGTgggaggaggtggagcagcTGGCGTTTGTGAAGCACGGGGCAAGGCCGCACTGGGCCAAGAACCGGATGGCGGCCTTCCTTGGCGTGCGGGCCAAGTACCCCGGATGGGCCAGGTTTTTCGAGGCCAAGCGGGAGCTGGACCCAAGGGGGCTTTTCGATAGCCCGTGGTCCGACGAGGTTATTGGCAAGAAGGAGCTCGGGAAGGGCGATGGGTGCGCCATGGACGGGCAATGCGTCTGCTCCGAGGACATGCATTGCAGCCCGGGACAAGGGTACTACTGCAGAACGGGGCTTGTGTATGCAGAGGCCAGGGTGTGTAGATACTCCGCTTCGCAGCTTGCATAA
- the LOC100838133 gene encoding NEP1-interacting protein 2, producing MAVTLSLSLVVGGLMSTLVAAVFGAAGTVLGAVVGLLSGFFFDEEDGLMQGTLLGALAGGLVSVELAGSLVRIWCGSGHGCSVDTRVKRSVSAVLGVMALADSRSGRGDRGGGDRFQLEESSRAVVARRVAVESYIMVTKLTKEICPICLHEFRAGESARRLPACSHLFHSQCIDRWLPWKPQCPMCRRDVY from the exons ATGGCCGTGACGCTGtccctctccctcgtcgtcggcgggcTTATGAGCACCCTCGTTGCCGCCGTCTTCGGGGCAGCCGGGACAGTGCTCGGCGCCGTGGTCGGCCTCCTTTCAGGCTTCTTCTtcgacgaggaggacggccTGATGCAGGGGACGCTGCTGGGAGCGCTCGCCGGGGGTCTCGTCTCCGTGGAGCTCGCCGGTTCCCTCGTGAGGATATGGTGCGGCAGCGGCCATGGCTGCTCCGTGGACACGCGAGTTAAACGCAGCGTAAGCGCCGTTCTGGGAGTGATGGCTCTCGCCGATTCGCGCTCTGGCCGAGgagaccgcggcggcggcgaccgatTCCAGCTCGAGGAGAGCTCTCGGGCTGTTGTCGCGAGGAGGGTTGCCGTTGAGAGTTACATCATGGTGACGAAGCTGACCAAGGAAATCTGCCCCATATGCCTCCAT GAGTTCCGAGCCGGGGAGAGCGCCAGGAGGCTCCCTGCTTGCTCCCACCTTTTCCATTCACAATGCATCGATAGATGGCTCCCGTGGAAGCCCCAGTGCCCGATGTGCCGGCGTGACGTCTACTAG
- the LOC104582060 gene encoding probable protein S-acyltransferase 7 has product MNSHQRSTEQPDDDSFSSAMCDLKSSVTKNWRFLIPSCFSGASPSALPLSSPPPTTVHQVWPGRNVFFLDGRVICGPDPRGLILSAISVLLAEWIFLAYVVDPSSKHPILIAVFSMALAATVLVTLLLTATRDPGIIPRNQTSASQEPGTSNLRRTRSQRIVVDGVEMKQKYCRVCKMFRAPRSSHCAVCDNCVDKFDHHCPWIGQCIGLRNYRFYLLLIALALAFYTYTLAFSVRRIRVKLDAPAGAGFFVLLRSSPEMLALAAFSSMAVCLLACLLAFHAFLVAMNQTSHERHKERYRSSSNPYDRGAVGNIKECLFQKLPPPRVNFRAVAESGTN; this is encoded by the exons ATGAACTCACACCAGAGGAGCACCGAGCAGCCTGACGACGATTCTTTCTCCTCTGCAATGTGCGATCTCAAGTCGTCCGTTACCAAGAACTGGAGATTTCTGATCCCTTCTTGCTTCAGTGGAGCGTCACCGTCAGCACTGCCGctctcgtcgccgccgccgaccaccgTGCACCAAGTCTGGCCTGGGAGAAAT GTTTTTTTCTTGGATGGCCGTGTGATCTGTGGACCTGACCCGCGAGGCCTCATCTTGTCGGCCATTTCAGTCCTTCTTGCAGAGTGGATCTTCTTGGCCTACGTCGTCGACCCGTCGTCGAAGCATCCAATCCTGATCGCTGTTTTCTCCATGGCACTAGCTGCAACC GTGCTTGTCACTCTGCTCCTGACTGCAACAAGAGATCCTGGGATCATACCAAGAAACCAAACCTCAGCGTCACAAGAACCCGGCACGAGCAACCTCAGAAGAACCAGGAGCCAGCGCATCGTCGTTGACGGCGTCGAAATGAAGCAAAAGTACTGCAGGGTCTGCAAGATGTTCCGTGCTCCGAGGAGCTCGCACTGCGCCGTCTGCGATAACTGCGTCGACAAGTTCGATCACCACTGCCCCTGGATAGGCCAGTGCATAGGACTG AGAAACTACAGGTTCTACCTGCTGTTGATAGCCCTGGCGCTGGCATTCTACACGTACACGCTTGCGTTCTCGGTGAGGAGAATCAGAGTGAAGCTGGACGCTCCTGCCGGTGCAGGTTTTTTCGTTTTGCTgagaagctcaccggagatGCTTGCTCTTGCGGCGTTCAGCTCCATGGCTGTCTGCCTCCTTGCCTGCCTCTTAGCCTTTCATGCCTTCCTTGTGGCGATGAATCAG ACGAGCCATGAGAGGCACAAAGAGCGGTACCGAAGCTCCTCCAATCCTTATGACAGGGGTGCCGTTGGGAACATTAAGGAGTGCCTCTTTCAGAAATTGCCTCCTCCGAGAGTCAATTTCAGAGCCGTTGCCGAGTCTGGAACCAATTAG